The Mycolicibacterium doricum genome includes a region encoding these proteins:
- a CDS encoding Mu transposase C-terminal domain-containing protein, with product MTAEPAKIAIGDFCRYDGKFCELVAIDGMIAKLRREDGQLAAVKIADLFADSSFDVLSPSVRRRPIPPDYFSALPRRVQERVLWLEHHISEVVDGIPVGSSPQTTPRNGYDIRSTSLGQRERNKCSELDAAGTPLGLKYLQELRRRYERSGVAGLVDGRLHRRRSPNRRVDSRYVGVLLEVLNENELQSTRTEIAMKWHVDRRVVDKFGDGVKLPSHTTFHRLMKRLPPARHATGSARTRQTKGHQPEGVFGKVVASRPGEWMQIDTTPFDVGIRLDESVRGRVELTGLVDAATRTIVAAVLRPTTKAVDASLLVAKSMTPEPMRPGWIDAVRMSNSVLPYHAMRSVDDRLEHAAARPVIVPENIVYDNGAVYLSSTFRSACRSLGISMQPAHKDEPTDKPIVERTLGSVKTLFAQYVTGYLGSSVENRGKNAEQNAVFSLQELQDLLDEWIVVAWQNRPHDGLRDPLNPQRKLTPNEKYASMLAVSGYIPAPLTSDQYIALLPSLYRTVTAAGITIDYRTYDSDDLDAARGEISGVPGKGTQWQVHYDPYDVSRIWVRNHHGEGYLMACWTQLHTAPQPFGSSLWEHARQLETSRGERRTSQEAITAAVEDLLGRASVAPEPPARRRRTAKDRRAIARTRAAAELPPTVPPAANQPTAQLSPEEDDDIDDVIPLPVFDAEKESDTW from the coding sequence ATGACTGCTGAGCCCGCCAAAATCGCCATCGGCGACTTTTGTCGCTACGACGGCAAGTTCTGCGAGCTGGTGGCGATAGACGGAATGATAGCGAAGCTACGTCGCGAGGACGGTCAGCTCGCAGCAGTCAAGATTGCGGACTTGTTCGCGGACAGTTCATTCGACGTCCTATCTCCCAGCGTTCGTCGCCGCCCAATCCCACCCGACTACTTCTCCGCGCTGCCGAGGCGGGTCCAGGAGCGCGTCCTCTGGCTCGAGCACCACATCTCCGAAGTGGTCGACGGGATACCAGTCGGCTCATCGCCGCAGACCACTCCGCGCAACGGATACGACATTCGATCGACATCACTCGGACAGCGAGAACGCAACAAATGCTCCGAACTTGATGCCGCTGGAACCCCATTGGGCCTGAAGTACCTTCAAGAACTCCGTCGCCGTTACGAACGATCCGGCGTTGCCGGGCTGGTTGACGGCCGTCTTCACCGCCGGCGCTCGCCAAACCGGCGGGTCGATAGTCGCTACGTGGGCGTGCTGTTGGAGGTGCTGAACGAAAACGAACTGCAGTCGACGCGCACAGAGATCGCCATGAAATGGCACGTGGACCGGCGAGTGGTCGACAAGTTCGGCGACGGCGTGAAACTGCCTTCTCACACCACGTTTCATCGGCTGATGAAACGGCTCCCCCCGGCGCGTCACGCCACTGGATCCGCTCGAACCCGGCAGACGAAGGGCCATCAGCCGGAGGGCGTGTTCGGTAAGGTCGTCGCGAGCCGTCCCGGTGAGTGGATGCAGATCGACACCACACCGTTCGATGTCGGCATCCGGCTCGATGAGTCGGTGAGGGGCCGGGTGGAGCTGACGGGCCTCGTCGACGCTGCGACGCGCACAATCGTCGCGGCGGTTCTGCGACCTACAACGAAGGCAGTAGACGCATCCCTTCTTGTCGCAAAATCGATGACGCCGGAACCGATGCGGCCAGGGTGGATCGATGCCGTCCGAATGTCGAACTCGGTCCTGCCCTACCACGCAATGCGGTCTGTCGATGACAGACTTGAGCACGCTGCTGCCCGCCCCGTCATCGTTCCCGAGAACATCGTGTACGACAACGGCGCCGTCTATCTGTCGAGCACTTTCCGCTCTGCATGCCGATCGCTCGGGATCAGCATGCAGCCTGCACACAAGGACGAGCCCACCGATAAGCCGATCGTCGAACGCACCCTGGGATCGGTCAAAACCCTTTTCGCACAATACGTCACCGGCTACCTCGGATCATCGGTCGAGAACCGAGGCAAGAACGCCGAGCAGAATGCAGTTTTCTCGCTGCAAGAGCTTCAGGATCTGCTGGACGAATGGATCGTCGTCGCCTGGCAGAACAGACCCCACGATGGACTGCGGGACCCCTTGAACCCGCAACGAAAGCTGACCCCGAACGAGAAGTACGCGTCCATGCTCGCCGTCAGCGGGTACATCCCCGCGCCGTTGACCTCCGACCAATACATCGCACTCCTACCCAGCCTGTACCGGACGGTGACAGCCGCAGGCATCACCATCGACTACCGGACCTACGACAGCGACGACTTGGACGCTGCGCGGGGTGAGATTTCCGGGGTACCCGGCAAGGGCACGCAGTGGCAGGTCCACTACGACCCCTACGACGTCAGTCGCATTTGGGTTCGCAACCACCACGGCGAGGGCTACCTGATGGCCTGCTGGACGCAGCTCCATACCGCACCGCAGCCGTTCGGGTCGTCACTGTGGGAGCATGCACGTCAACTCGAGACAAGTCGAGGAGAGCGACGAACCTCGCAAGAGGCGATCACGGCCGCAGTCGAGGACCTCTTGGGACGTGCGTCCGTGGCACCCGAGCCGCCGGCTCGGCGTCGCCGCACCGCAAAGGACCGCCGAGCAATCGCCCGGACGCGGGCGGCGGCGGAACTACCACCCACAGTGCCGCCAGCAGCGAACCAGCCTACGGCTCAGTTGTCCCCGGAGGAAGACGACGATATCGACGACGTCATCCCACTACCCGTATTCGACGCCGAGAAGGAGTCCGACACATGGTGA
- a CDS encoding S8 family peptidase, which produces MPDHDQALDHLYVQGYATAESFDRYSGDSGGGGFKRRTVNRGTHGAARNQELSDTFGELDGERGDFQLANDELSAQGTIIVLEGEGASYPLKLESLNRMTTHRKQPKQPRWLLLSVRPATETAPERATVWVADAHRAAFMKLFEDYLSGLTKTGHPPNQDLVANISRIRKAVLADLWTSDGDPPQRGQHWWELWLDTSSGDIEAINGFVNTYQLRMLPRSIQFRDRFVVWVEATWSQLEPLPFTLVPLAEIRRPEFIETIEDLPPAGQDEYVKDLAERLIFADGSAPAVCHLDTGVLRSHVLIEASLAPEDLHTIVGASGADMDPRGHGTSMAGLALFGDRLDADLQSNDPVQLRHRLESVRMKPGPDEAQIDPLDYGSATIQAVALPEITAARRRVFALTLSTKPDNPGDPTLWSAAVDALAVGTETNRDGDHFRLISEPDPDVARLIVVAAGNVDSYMLEHADNSDLAAIEDPAQSWNALTVGAFTNLAEAPQHPQYTGWTPLAKPGDLSPHSRTSMLFRHRSAPIKPDICMEGGNVLTDGAQMFEPKLPSLSLRSTGNSNNVALASANATSAATAQAARLAALAMERYPDYWPESIRGLLTHEAEWTPAMAHKVQADQTKAIRLEQLRRYGWGVPAEDSVLNSSRRAVTLVTQDQFVPFDGSNYSMRRFRLHTLPWPTEALEELGSAPVRLRITLSYFIEPSASRRGWRQRYAYASHMLRFDMQGELETRQQFVARINRNAQLQEDGRSGAATTSARWLLGERQRHLGSLHQDEWHGTGSELAQCNSVAIYPAGGWWKNNRRQDRIDVPVRYSLILSLRTPEQGVDLYTPIATQLRIPIETEITTE; this is translated from the coding sequence TTGCCTGACCATGACCAGGCACTCGACCACCTCTACGTCCAGGGGTACGCCACTGCCGAGAGTTTCGACCGCTACTCCGGAGACAGCGGCGGTGGCGGATTCAAACGCCGAACAGTCAACCGCGGTACTCACGGAGCTGCGCGCAACCAGGAGCTATCCGATACGTTCGGTGAACTTGATGGCGAACGTGGGGACTTCCAACTCGCCAACGATGAGCTCTCAGCGCAGGGAACAATCATTGTCCTCGAAGGCGAGGGCGCGTCGTATCCCCTGAAACTCGAGTCGCTGAACCGAATGACCACCCACCGGAAACAGCCGAAGCAGCCCCGCTGGCTCCTGCTGTCGGTCCGGCCAGCTACGGAGACCGCCCCAGAACGGGCGACGGTGTGGGTGGCAGACGCGCACCGCGCCGCGTTCATGAAGCTGTTCGAGGATTACCTCAGTGGCCTCACCAAGACAGGGCACCCGCCGAACCAAGACCTCGTCGCCAACATCTCCCGGATCCGCAAAGCCGTTCTCGCTGATCTCTGGACGTCTGACGGTGACCCACCGCAGCGGGGACAGCACTGGTGGGAACTCTGGCTGGACACCTCGAGTGGCGATATCGAAGCCATCAACGGGTTTGTGAACACCTACCAGCTTCGGATGCTGCCTCGGTCGATCCAGTTCCGTGACCGCTTCGTGGTGTGGGTCGAGGCTACCTGGAGCCAACTCGAACCGCTGCCGTTCACACTCGTGCCGCTGGCGGAGATCCGCAGGCCAGAGTTCATCGAGACGATCGAGGACCTTCCTCCCGCTGGGCAGGACGAATATGTTAAAGACTTGGCCGAACGCTTGATTTTCGCCGACGGTAGTGCACCAGCAGTGTGCCACTTGGACACAGGCGTGCTGCGTAGCCACGTCCTGATCGAGGCATCCCTCGCGCCAGAGGACCTACACACCATCGTCGGCGCTTCGGGAGCGGACATGGATCCGCGCGGGCACGGTACCTCGATGGCCGGCCTCGCGCTATTCGGTGATCGGTTAGACGCGGACCTGCAGAGCAATGACCCCGTTCAGCTCCGGCATCGCCTGGAGTCCGTGCGCATGAAGCCGGGTCCCGACGAGGCGCAGATCGATCCGTTGGACTACGGAAGCGCCACGATCCAGGCGGTGGCACTCCCGGAAATCACTGCTGCACGTCGGCGCGTATTTGCCCTCACGTTGAGCACCAAGCCTGACAACCCCGGGGACCCCACGCTGTGGTCCGCTGCCGTCGATGCCCTTGCTGTCGGCACGGAAACCAATCGCGACGGTGACCACTTCCGACTGATCTCGGAGCCGGATCCCGATGTCGCACGCCTCATCGTCGTCGCTGCGGGCAACGTCGACTCCTACATGTTGGAGCACGCCGACAACTCCGACCTTGCCGCGATCGAGGATCCCGCTCAATCATGGAACGCGTTGACGGTTGGCGCGTTCACCAACTTGGCTGAAGCGCCGCAGCATCCTCAGTACACAGGCTGGACACCACTCGCAAAGCCTGGTGATCTCTCGCCCCACAGCCGAACTTCGATGTTGTTTCGACACCGTAGCGCGCCCATCAAGCCTGACATCTGTATGGAGGGCGGCAACGTCCTCACCGACGGCGCCCAAATGTTCGAACCCAAGCTCCCCAGCCTGTCTCTGCGGTCGACTGGGAACAGCAACAACGTCGCACTGGCCTCCGCCAACGCCACGAGTGCCGCGACGGCTCAAGCGGCACGTCTGGCGGCATTGGCCATGGAGCGATACCCCGATTACTGGCCTGAGTCGATCCGTGGCCTGCTGACCCATGAGGCGGAATGGACTCCGGCGATGGCCCATAAAGTCCAAGCTGACCAGACGAAAGCCATTCGGCTCGAACAGCTCCGGCGCTACGGGTGGGGCGTCCCGGCAGAGGACTCCGTTCTTAATTCATCGCGGCGCGCAGTCACCCTGGTCACTCAGGATCAGTTCGTGCCGTTCGATGGCAGCAACTACTCGATGCGGCGCTTCCGACTGCACACGCTTCCGTGGCCTACAGAAGCACTTGAAGAACTTGGGTCTGCGCCGGTTCGGCTACGAATCACGTTGTCGTACTTCATCGAGCCGTCTGCGTCGCGACGCGGGTGGCGGCAGCGGTATGCCTACGCGTCTCACATGCTCCGGTTCGACATGCAAGGTGAGCTGGAGACGCGTCAGCAGTTCGTCGCTCGAATCAACCGAAATGCTCAACTTCAGGAGGACGGCAGGTCGGGTGCGGCAACAACCTCCGCGAGATGGCTCCTCGGGGAACGTCAGCGCCACCTCGGATCGCTGCACCAAGACGAGTGGCACGGCACCGGAAGCGAACTCGCGCAATGTAATTCCGTGGCTATCTACCCCGCGGGAGGGTGGTGGAAGAACAACAGGCGACAGGATCGGATTGATGTGCCGGTGCGCTACTCGCTGATCTTGTCGCTCAGAACCCCCGAGCAGGGCGTGGACCTATACACGCCGATCGCGACCCAACTGCGGATTCCTATCGAGACCGAGATCACCACCGAGTGA
- a CDS encoding TnsA-like heteromeric transposase endonuclease subunit has translation MTRILACVDGAVQNVPLSPNAESLQLERTTPVREFCSWPGKRNYEGLYWSSTNRSHVDFESLLEREYLLAADAADDIVAIAAQPLALLWPRSISGHRNHVPDFFVRLSSGDGRLVDVRSSEHVEKNAEQFALTRGVCEQVGWQYEVFTGLAPLVSANLRWLAGYRHDRSAPQPDMVEVILGCFDAPIPFSQALSRVRSQSGLSAEIAAANLLHLIWRRRLSIDLHGPLTNASDVWA, from the coding sequence GTGACGCGGATCCTGGCCTGCGTCGATGGGGCCGTCCAGAATGTCCCGCTATCCCCAAACGCCGAATCGCTTCAACTTGAACGCACCACCCCAGTCCGTGAGTTCTGCTCATGGCCTGGGAAACGAAACTACGAAGGCCTGTACTGGTCGAGTACAAACCGCAGCCATGTGGACTTCGAGTCGCTGCTTGAGCGCGAGTACCTGCTGGCCGCGGACGCCGCCGACGACATCGTCGCAATCGCAGCCCAGCCGTTGGCCCTGCTGTGGCCACGATCGATATCCGGGCATCGAAACCACGTCCCCGATTTCTTCGTCCGCCTCTCCAGCGGCGACGGCCGGTTGGTGGATGTACGGTCTTCTGAACATGTCGAGAAGAACGCTGAACAGTTCGCGCTGACGCGCGGAGTTTGCGAACAGGTCGGCTGGCAGTATGAGGTGTTCACTGGGCTTGCTCCGCTGGTATCGGCCAATCTCCGCTGGCTAGCTGGATACCGCCACGATCGCAGCGCTCCGCAGCCTGACATGGTCGAGGTGATTCTCGGCTGTTTCGATGCCCCGATTCCCTTTAGTCAAGCTCTTTCACGCGTGCGATCACAGTCTGGCCTCAGTGCAGAGATTGCCGCCGCGAATCTGCTGCACCTGATCTGGCGTCGCCGACTGAGTATCGACCTCCACGGACCGCTGACGAATGCCAGTGACGTGTGGGCATGA
- a CDS encoding AAA family ATPase translates to MAGLGEHITAMVRNHAAGDDAAFYSVALQIAAREARQGHHVLASNIKKAVDASRERAPLANVTALPRVRGELAELVEASHPQVHLRELVAPSERTAQIKQLLAEQRQRKNLLEHGFAPSHRLLLVGPPGTGKTMTASVLATELSLPMYTVRLDALLSKFMGETAAKLRIVFDAVAAERGVYLFDEFDALGADRSGNDVGEARRILNSFLVFLENSSPESIVIAATNHRSILDKALFRRFDAVLDYTLPDARQATAVMRARLGSLIERSSLAKLGEYTDGLSHADLVKAAESAAKAVLMRGDVMVERDDLIAALNARRSATIA, encoded by the coding sequence ATGGCTGGCCTCGGCGAGCACATCACGGCGATGGTTCGCAATCACGCTGCCGGCGACGACGCCGCCTTTTATTCCGTCGCACTGCAGATCGCGGCACGCGAGGCCCGGCAAGGGCACCACGTCCTGGCCTCCAACATAAAGAAAGCAGTCGACGCGTCGCGTGAACGCGCGCCCCTTGCAAACGTCACCGCACTTCCACGAGTTCGCGGCGAGTTGGCCGAACTGGTGGAAGCATCGCATCCACAAGTTCACCTGCGTGAACTGGTGGCGCCGTCGGAACGGACTGCTCAGATCAAGCAGTTGCTCGCCGAGCAGCGTCAGCGGAAGAATCTGCTTGAGCACGGGTTCGCGCCATCGCACCGCCTACTCTTGGTCGGGCCGCCGGGAACCGGAAAGACGATGACCGCATCGGTCCTCGCCACCGAGCTGTCCCTGCCGATGTACACCGTCCGTTTGGATGCCCTGCTCAGCAAGTTCATGGGTGAAACTGCGGCGAAACTGCGCATCGTATTCGATGCCGTGGCTGCGGAACGTGGCGTCTATCTCTTCGATGAGTTCGATGCGCTCGGCGCGGACCGCTCAGGGAACGACGTCGGCGAGGCCCGACGAATACTGAACTCGTTTCTTGTGTTCCTCGAGAACTCCAGCCCCGAATCGATCGTAATAGCAGCGACGAACCACCGATCCATCCTTGACAAGGCGCTGTTCCGGCGCTTCGACGCGGTGCTGGATTACACCCTCCCTGACGCTCGGCAAGCCACTGCCGTGATGCGTGCCCGGCTGGGCTCGCTGATTGAGAGATCAAGCCTGGCCAAGCTTGGCGAGTACACGGACGGACTAAGTCATGCGGACCTGGTGAAGGCTGCGGAATCGGCAGCCAAGGCGGTCCTGATGCGAGGTGATGTGATGGTGGAGCGCGACGATCTCATTGCAGCGTTGAACGCGCGGCGATCGGCCACTATTGCCTGA
- a CDS encoding ATP-binding protein has translation MTVDEQAAEPDLDPRQLPSVTLDGWRRFVDAKPAIFDLPDHDYYSTLTGVEKLAFDDRRMAYHSELVIIETSTVRHITRQGRLLTLLNQRECGARRSMIVSGPWASGKTTTIKLLGKIHEQNVRRRYPGQDRIPVVYITTPPKGSPRKLASEFANFLGLPTRQRHNTTDIADAVCHVLTEARTELVIVDEIHNLNLASAAGEDMSDHLKYFSEHMPATFVYAGINVERSGLFTGVRGRQISGRSVLIKTGNFPFNDEWKSLVASMESALRLYRHREGTLTRNSKYLHQRTGGSISSLSHLIRVAAITAILSGEDAVSRESLDAAIIDHAAESATSHPSAPKAG, from the coding sequence ATGACCGTCGATGAGCAGGCGGCCGAGCCCGACCTCGACCCCCGTCAGCTGCCGTCAGTAACGCTTGATGGTTGGCGCAGATTCGTCGACGCCAAACCCGCAATATTTGACCTACCCGATCACGATTACTACAGCACGCTCACCGGGGTGGAGAAGCTCGCCTTCGATGACCGACGCATGGCCTACCACTCGGAGTTGGTCATCATCGAGACTTCAACGGTCCGCCACATCACCCGCCAGGGCCGGCTGCTGACTCTGCTCAATCAACGTGAATGCGGCGCCCGCCGATCCATGATCGTGTCAGGGCCGTGGGCGAGCGGGAAGACCACCACCATCAAGTTGCTCGGAAAGATCCACGAGCAGAACGTACGCCGCCGGTATCCCGGCCAGGACCGGATACCTGTCGTCTACATCACGACACCGCCGAAAGGCTCGCCCCGCAAGCTCGCTTCAGAGTTCGCCAACTTCCTCGGACTTCCTACGCGGCAACGTCACAACACCACAGACATCGCCGATGCCGTGTGCCACGTGCTCACCGAGGCCCGGACCGAGCTCGTCATTGTCGACGAGATCCACAACCTCAACCTTGCCAGTGCCGCCGGCGAGGACATGTCCGATCATCTGAAGTACTTCAGCGAGCACATGCCCGCCACATTCGTCTACGCGGGCATCAACGTGGAGCGCTCCGGGCTGTTCACCGGAGTCCGCGGCCGGCAAATCTCGGGACGGTCCGTTCTGATCAAGACGGGCAACTTTCCATTCAACGACGAATGGAAATCGCTTGTCGCATCAATGGAATCAGCATTGCGCCTCTACAGGCACCGAGAGGGCACTTTGACTCGCAACTCGAAATACCTACACCAACGAACGGGCGGGTCGATCAGCAGTCTGAGTCATCTCATCCGGGTAGCCGCGATCACGGCAATCCTCAGCGGAGAAGATGCGGTCAGCCGGGAGTCGCTCGACGCAGCCATCATCGACCATGCGGCAGAGTCCGCGACCAGTCACCCAAGCGCGCCGAAAGCCGGCTAG
- a CDS encoding TnsA-like heteromeric transposase endonuclease subunit, with the protein MLVKTMRSRLSSAIRVRISAYPRLQVPRYATVIALDHTGRVRQGHPGWRPYDQDVPTHGRAAAQIRNSELIDYRPAEGEPVAQIPVDELWSAPFEKCAPVRKASTYKGQKNFTGEWWCSTTESHISFESWVERDFLIAADFDPDIIGISVQPFTFRFVSAAGKQRQHTPDVFLRTRSGDGVVVDVRPDRLVDGDAREAFGSTIALCGRTGWTYRRVGDQPPIRAANLRWLAGYRNPRNRRQDVVTNLTSLLAHNPKTIGAAALAAGEPILVLPTLYHLLWTHEIDVDVDSAPIGEHTLIRLATR; encoded by the coding sequence GTGCTGGTCAAGACGATGCGCTCACGCCTCAGCTCGGCGATTCGTGTCCGCATCAGCGCGTATCCACGTCTCCAGGTTCCTCGCTACGCCACCGTCATTGCACTTGACCACACCGGGCGTGTCCGGCAGGGTCATCCCGGTTGGCGGCCATACGATCAGGACGTGCCCACCCATGGGCGCGCGGCGGCGCAGATTCGAAACAGCGAGCTGATTGACTACCGGCCCGCTGAGGGCGAACCTGTCGCTCAAATTCCGGTCGACGAGCTGTGGTCAGCGCCGTTCGAGAAATGCGCGCCGGTCCGCAAAGCCTCGACGTACAAGGGTCAGAAAAACTTCACCGGCGAGTGGTGGTGCTCGACCACAGAGTCGCACATCTCATTCGAATCGTGGGTTGAACGTGATTTTCTGATCGCGGCCGACTTCGATCCAGACATCATTGGAATATCAGTACAGCCCTTCACTTTTCGCTTCGTTTCGGCCGCAGGAAAACAGCGGCAGCACACACCTGATGTGTTCCTCCGAACCAGATCCGGCGACGGCGTCGTCGTGGATGTTCGACCAGACCGACTCGTGGACGGTGACGCTCGCGAGGCATTCGGATCGACCATTGCGCTGTGCGGGCGTACTGGGTGGACCTACCGCCGTGTTGGAGATCAGCCTCCGATCCGAGCCGCGAACTTGCGTTGGCTCGCCGGCTACCGGAATCCGCGAAATCGACGGCAGGACGTCGTTACCAACCTGACCTCGCTACTGGCCCACAACCCGAAGACAATCGGCGCAGCCGCCCTCGCGGCGGGCGAACCGATATTAGTACTACCCACTCTCTATCACCTGCTCTGGACACACGAGATCGACGTCGATGTCGACTCGGCGCCGATCGGTGAACATACGCTGATCCGGTTGGCCACACGATGA